gaaaccagacaaggatgcccactatctccactcctattcaacatagtactggaattcctagccagagcaatcaggcaagaagaaggaataaaaggaataaaaataggtaaagaaactgtcaaaatatccctatttgcagacgacatgatcctatagcttaaagacccaaaaaactactcagaagcttctagacatcatcaatagctacagcaaggtagcaggatataaaatcaacatagaaaaatcatcagcatttctatacactaacaatgagcaaactgagaaagaatgtatgaaaacaattccatttacaatagcctaaaaaaaatcaaatacctaggtgtaaacctaacaaaagatgtgaaagacctctacaaggaaaaatatacatcctgaagaaagagactgacgaagactacagaaagtggagagatctcccatgcacatggattggtagaatcaacatagaaaaatgtcgatactcccaaaagtaatctacatgtttaatgcaattcccatcaaaattccaatgacattcattaaagagactgaaaaatctaccgttaaatttatatggaaacacaagaggccacgaatagccaaggcaatactcagtcaaaagaacaatgcaggaggtatcacaatacctgacttcaaactatattacaaagcaataacgataaaaacagcatggtactggcacaaaaacagacatgaagaccagtggaacagaatagaggacccagatatgaagccacacaactataaccaacttgtctttgacaaaggagctaaaaatatacgatggagaaatagcagcctcttcaacaaaaactgctgggaaaactggttagcagtctgcaaaaaactgaaagtagatccatgtatatcaccctataccaagattaactcaaaatggatcaaggatcttaatatctgaccacaaactctaaagttgatacaggaaagagtaggaaatactctggagttagtaggtataggtaagaactttctcaacgaaaccctagcagcacagcaactaagagatagcatagataaatgggacctcataaaactaaaaagcttctgttcatcaaaagaaatggtctctaaactgaagagaacaatcacagagtgggaaaaaatatttgccagctacacatcagacaaaggactgataaccagaatgtatagggaacttaaaaaactaaattctcccaaactaatgaaccaataaagaaatgggcaagtgaactaaacagaactttctcaaaagaagaaattcaaatggccaaaaaacacatgaaaaaatgctcaccatctctagcaataaaggaaatgcaaattaaaagcacgctaagattccacctcacacctgttagaatagccatcatcagcaacaccatgaacaacaggtgttggtgaggattcggggaaaaaggaccctcttacactgctggtgggaatgtagactagtacaaccgctatggaaaaaaatttggacgcttcttaaaaatctaaacattgatctaccatccACCATCACAGTCCCTTATAGAACCGCCCATCCTTCTAAAAATTCCCTGTGCAACACTTTGTAGTAAGCATCTCATCTCAAACACATCACTGGCTACCACAGATTTGTTTTCCAAACCTGCAGTCTTGCCTTTTCCCAGAATTTCACAGAACGGAAATCAAACACTGTATATTCTGTGGATTTGTTTCACCCATGTTGTAAATCAATTGATAATTTGTCTCTATTGGTGGATTGGAAGTATTAATTTAATCCATGGTACACATTTTATTTACGAATTAACTTGGTGATGAACACAGAAATCATTTCTAGCTTTTCAGGAGTGATAATAAAACTGCACCACAGCTTTCATGAGAACACAAAACCTTAACTCTCTTGGGTACAGATGTGGGATTGCCGTGTCCTAGGTTAAGGTACGTCTTGCTTTATAAGAAACTGACAAGGTGTTTTCCAAAATGGACAAATTCAGATCAGTCAACATTGCAGGCAATGTTCTGCTGCCCCACAtttctctagccctttttgagaacttgttttattttgttttgtttatttgctttagcCACTTTCACAGCAATGCAGTGATAATCTGATGTgttataatttacatttcttcaatGACCAAAGACATTGAGCAGATGTTTCATCTGCTTATTCCATCTGTGTATCAACTTCAGGGAAGTATTTGTTCAGctctttgtacttttttaaaaattggagtgtttttattcttatactgaccttaaatttttctttttaaattgtttcctcCAGGAAAATGTCCTTTAAATCTCTGTCCAAAAGAACTTTGCTCTATTTGAGTGACTTAAAAATGTCAGTTCAGTGAAGATGGCTGATAATGTTGTCCAGGTCATCTGTATCTTTGCTCATTTGCTATCTGCCTGCTCTGTCACTTGCTGATGGAGACATGCTCTGACATCCAGCCTCCGATTTTAATTTGCCTCTTTCCTTCACAGCAATCAGTTTTGCTTTACATAACTTTGAAATTCTATTGTTGCGTGCATGCACATTTGGTattaatgaagttttaaaaactattcatGCATTTGTCATGTCCCGTTTCAGAGGTGATAACATTCTTGGTTCTGATGTCCAGGTTTTCTGAAACTCATACAGATCATCTAGCTTATTTTCgtctaaaatgatttttaaataatacattaaacacataaaaaatatacaaactaaGGAGTACCATGTGAAGTTTTGATACATGTGTGCACTgtgcaatgtttaaatcaggtcaaacatttatcatttctttgtgacattATTGTCTCTCGTCACCCCACACAGCAACAGCACCCAAGAACTTCTCACTTCTCTCTAACCATAACCTAGTGCCCATCCACCAGCCATCCCCATCTTTCCTTCCTGGCTCTACTTTGCCCCTAGTAGCCAGGAGGATCCCATGAAAGAGACTCTGAGGCAAGGGACCTGCAGTTAGTGGCCATGCAACAGGCATTCTTCTGTATATTTTCTGCAGGTATAAATCaggtaaaaattattattttagcatGATTATAAATCCAGACTCACAGGATTCCACCCTGTGAACATGTCACGTTCAAAGTACACTAAAATGGAAACATGTTTTGCCAGTGAACTGAACAAACAGATATAATGCAAATTTTATCTCACCAAAGCTAACTAAAGCCCTGTATGGGATCCTTTAAAAATCAAACTGTTAAATCAAGACTATTCCACTCCTGCCCTTTTCCCCGTCTGGCTCCTTTGACCATGACTCTGAATGCTTCAAATGTCACCCTTCTCATCAGCACCTCTGTCACAAGCACAGGCccatgaattcctctttcattgtCCCTGCTGTGTAGTTCAAATGCCAGGTCccagttttgttttatcttttctttttttttttgttgacttgtttccttgttctctttttcttcctctgtaattCTACGGTTCATTGCCCTATATCCTCATTATGTGTTACCACAGTCCAGGCAATAGCTGTCTGAGctaaagcaaaagtaaaaatatggAGAGAAATTCATGATCTATGAGGAAGCTTACTTATACTAATGGTACATAGGCAATTAAAAGAGCTCATGACTGGTGACGGTAAACAGATACAAATAAAGGTCTGTGAATTAAATGTTGGTGAGATTCACCAGGAAATAAACATGTTTATtgcttccccacccccaaaattaaACTTCAAAGCTAAACGTCAGGCATTATCCAATTAAAGTATTTaagtgtcatttttaaaaataagtaaccaATAGAAATGGAGAGTTATTTTTTCTcaaggtactgggatttgaactcagggccttagaaaGTGCTTagaacttgagccacatcccagtctTTCATGCTTTCAGtgattttcaagatagagtctttcacttttgcctggactgcccttTGCCAGTCTCCTATcttctcctgagaagctaggattacaggcctataGCATCAAGCCTGGCCCTTaaattgagaatttttaaattcttattcttaaattagagattttttttttcatttttcttttattattcatatgtgcatacaaggcttggttcatttctcccccctgcccccaccccctcccttaccacccactccaccccctcccgctccccccccctcaatacccagcagaaactattttgcccttatctctaattttgttgtagagagagtataagcaataataggaaagaacaaggggttttgctggttgagataaggatagctatacagggcattgactcacattgatttcctgtgcatgggtgttaccttctaggttaattctttttcatctaaccttttcaaaattagagattttttttaaaaaaaatctaatttgctttagtctttgaaataaaaaaaaacctgaggtAATTAATGATCTGTAAATCTTAAAGTAtaaaaaactaatataaaaaAATACGTGGTCACCTTTGCAAACAAATTCACCCCCACTCTTCTTCCTTAAGtcacctttctttcctcctttcccccaccTTCAACAGTTTTTAATGAGCTATATTGTTCTATGTTCCTGTTTTTTCAGTCACTGGGTGACGGGGGTcctccctatgttgcccaggcttgtcttgaactCCTAAGCTACAGTGAtttttctacctcagcctcctgagtgccagtaGGACAGAAGAGTcccacaccatgcccagcttgtgtgTCTTTCCTATGTGtaagtgcatttttctttttaacatttaaattatgaTTACAAAAATTAATCAGtggattataaatatttttcataataggTCAACCTATTTAGCAATATTACTTCTAAACATATAGTTTGATAATATGATATACATATTATGTAGtaagtatattatataaaatgcatGTTCATGTGTGTGAACAGCAAActctattaataaataaaaatgtgtccCTTTTTAAGGGAGAGTCACACAGTGTGtagctcagaaaaagaaaatggctatATCCCAAGAAATACATGAACAtactttttttgctttgtgcATGCGTGTTGGAACCTGTTGCTCTTACTTGCCTACCTAATCGTAACTGCCCATGTCTTATCAGCTATCCTTTATTGGTGGAACTTGAGCCAGGctgtccctctcctcccctcagtCCATCAACCCTAGCTCCCCTGAAGTCTGAGCAAACACTGAAAGCCCAATGTCCTCACTGAGCTGACCTGAGCAAGACATGTTTCCTGGCAGAATCCTTCCCCACTGCTGCTATGTGCTATTGTCATCCCTTACTTGCccacaccttttcttttttaaaaaaaattccccagtcttttttttttttggtcatttattcacatgtgcatacattgggtcatttctccaccctgcccccttcacccccctttccccccactctCAGTTTCAGGCacgtcctgttctgcccttatcattttgttgaagaaaagacatatgcataataaggaagacaaagcggttttgctagttaagaatagctaaacagagagattcctactattgcttttgtgtacccatgtgttacgacccatgttgaatcaactctaactgatctttacattggttcctgatcctctgctcatgataacctgtcattttaaggtttcatttctatttaaatgaaagaaatcacctTATTAAATCTAATCTGCATCAATTCAGGTACATAATGTGACAAACAACAATTAACTGACTCAGTCTAATAGAtgtaaaacaaaactttattgaatgtTTAGTGGAGATATTCAGTTAATTAAGGTAACAGTGGaacaggattttcaaaaaagaggAATTGAAACAAGACCAGCCTCTGAGGTTCATGGGCCTTAGAGTTGAGTTCACACTAACGCCCACTACCTCTAGCTCTTCTAACTTCCCAAGCTTTCAGTACAGATGTATCCAGGATGCATAAATGTTCACCCCCAAGTGAAGGAAAACCCAAGTTAAGTATGGATCTCATTTGTCTGGTCTGACTCACTTGTCCTCGCAGATGGGGAAGACGGTGGCACTCTTatcagagagggaaggaaaaactccttcacagataaaaacaaaagcaataactACCCACCTCTTGGCCCTATGAGCTTGGGTGCACACTGGTGCACATGGCCTTCTTACACAAATGTGTACAGAGAGAAGAATAGAATACATAGCAAAAATGTTCCAGATAAACATATGTTCCTATACGTGTCCCAGTATCATCATGCAGTTTTAAGCTTTAATGATTTTAGaagttgtaaaaacattttatggagatcattatttgaaagtttaattctttcaattttcttctccTATATGGTtatcaattttcattttcttgttttggtcCCTATGATATGAGTGGCAacagcaaacaaaaattaaaattaatctttaaagAACACCAAATTAAGTATGAATCACATGTAAATAATtaaatgtgcaaatattttccaaaattggtCTTTTTACGCTTCTAACATTATTAAGCTTAAAACTACATATGGTTTGGGGAATACCCTTATATACAAGTATTTATCTCAGATGATACATTTGTTTCATGGTCTAGCTTTCCCAGTGTGACTGTGTCAGAGGCGTTTGTGCATTCACACATGAACTGTCTCAGACATGTCAAGgggtgggttttgggttttttgtatccactaccttttccttctctcagtAACAAGTCTGTCTTctgaacaaataatatacaaataagtGTATTAAATGAAGATATGAGGAAAGGTTTGCAATCATTTATAGAAAAAGATGTGTAAAAATACATCAATAGCTTGTTCTACTGGTGATATCTTTAGGAATGAAAAGTTTGTATCCCACTAGGCCAAGTTCCTTCTACCTATACTGTTGCCTTCTCCAAAGGCAACCCTGTAGGTATCTTAGTGTGTCCTGACAACCTAGGAGGTCTTAATAGTAACAGGAAAGTCTCTCCACAAGCCTCCAAAGGTGGTGTGATCCCAGTGATCCTCGGGCTCCACAGGGCTCTTGTGGAAACTTTCTTCAGAGCGGCACCACATTTTCCCAAGGCACTGGGAGCAGCTACAGGAGATCTGATCTATCTATCATCAGACCCGCCTTGCCTTGATGTTTTCTGGCTTCTGAGGGTTGTGCTCCTCTAGGCAGACTACAGCAGTGGGCTGGACGCCATCGTTTGAAATCTTCGGGACACTGTGTCTCTAAGTTTCTGCaagacaaaaaagcagaaagaatccTTTAGTGAGGAAAGCACCTTTGCTCTAGGTGGAGGCTGATGCTCAGCTCCCATTACGATTTCCTGCAACACTAGAACACTCAGGACAATTTCCAAGTTCTATTACATGTGAAAGTTTGCCAATTAACTAAAGAAGACATAGTCTCATTTGCTGTGGTATGTATGAACCTAGCTTTGTGCAGTCTTTGCAGCTGTGTGTGTAACTGCACTCTTCTGGTCACTTAGAAAAACATACTTTGTGctataacaaaaagaaacaataaaatgggAAACAAGAACATATGAAGTTTCTTGAAAGGATAGAAAGGTCCTTCaagaaatgaaacctgttaaaacttGTCAGAAATGGTCAAAGATGAAGAGAAACCTCtactcctttatttctcctttctactttgaaCTCAACACCTTGGAGGTAGTAACCTTCATTCAAGGTTTCTAGTACACACCATGGACAATTTTCCCTAGGGGAAGGAAAAATGTGATTCAACTAGCTGTGGACATTTGAGTGTTTGAAGCAGGTATGAGAATcacaaaatggaaattagaaTCTTAATACAACCCACTGTGCTGCACATAAACCCTTCCTCAGGGACAAAGGCCTGTCTCTGCCTTGTGCTGTCTCTCTCTAAAGGGATCCAGCAGGCCATCAAATAAAACTAGTGGGGGAGTGGCTCTGATGGCCTATGATTTATCCAGGTACTATGGGCCTCCTCTGCTTTGTGGAATTGCTAGACAGGTCCCGGGTCCTCTCCTATCATACGGCATGGGTAGGGTGCATTCTCCTTATTTTGTCATCTCTTAAGCATTCCCATCATGCACATATTCTGaagaaaattctcagtgattacggTGAAGTGTTCTACTACTAGTCCCacctcttctcagaagcccaaatCTCAAGTGTTGGGGGTGTTTCCCTATCCTGGGGGGCTCACCTCTTCTGAAGTCTACCCACAGCAGTTTCCACTCCCAATGAGAGAAGACGTGATGCTGGTGTTAAGAGTTCTGAGGTATGTCTTAGGACATTTTGCTCTTCTACTTGGCATGGACTgctgtcttttccttcctgtgcAGAAAGCAGTGAGTATTAATAAAAAGGGCTCTCTGATCCTACTGGGGGTGTGTAGGTAGTACTGAAGGTGGTAAGTCTGTATGAACAAGTCTGATCATGGCAGTTTGGAGAAGTTCAAGATCTTTCCGTGGAGTCTGGTCTGATTCTGTCATTTAGAGGCCAAAAACAATGCTTATGTTCATATGGATGCGCGCATGTCACAGAGCTTTTCCTTCCTAAGTCTGTCTTTCTTCAAGAAggtcttcatcttcctccttttctgcctcttcttcttcttgtccaTCAGGCAGGCGAAGGCCTCATGGAAAGCGTGACAGCTGAAGCCCTCCTTGATCCCATGCTCCACGTGATACCGAAGGGTCTCCAAGTTGGGGAAGACCCGACAGCAGGCCATGCACCTGTAGCCACGGTCCAGTGCCACAAGCCACTCAGGTGTTCTGGCCCTGGAACTTTCCTTACACACCACTGGTTCTGGGGGGCTGTgcacctcctccttttcctcttgggCTTCATGGTCCAAGCTGAATTCGCTGTCATCCAGGAGTGCAATTGTAGGCACATAAGAGCGGTAGGCTTCTGTGTGGGCCTTCTCAGGAAACATTATCTcttctattctcattttcttttgggggggcaTCAATCCTTCTGTGTCTGGTAAGACAGCCACACCCCTTTTCATTTGGACACGCATATAGTAAACTTTCATGACTCTATCCCATTCCGTAGGTGCTGAGGATGTACAGGGATGATTATCGAAATACGCGGCAATATAATCTAGTGGAAACGGCAAAGAAGACTCTGGGCCGGTCAAATCTTTTAAAGGCATCCCGTGGGATTCACGAAATGGAGCACCTGGACGTAATTTGTGactttctaggagagaaaaattggaAGATCATCATTTTGTGTGGGCATGTAGAATGGAATCGCATATACCTGTGATGTTCCAGCTTCTGTAAGTGATATGAATTAGGTTAGGTACAGCAATAAGGATGTGAATTTATGGTGTGCCGTGTGGAGTTATAGGTGTGTTCTTCTACATATTGGGTTAATGTTTCTGGTACTGGTGAAAGGAGACAGTGATGACTATACGTGTGTGCGCCTTAAGGTTAACATAGCACATATGGCCTTAAGGATGTTTGTTAAACAATGTGATAGTAACACTTAAGTGTAAAGAGAACTTACATGTCAGAgcaagtgtgtatgtgtttatgaagGGTTGAAGTCATGACTGATGAAGGGACAAGTGTTTGAGATGATCTGTGTGTAAAAGTGCTTCCTCTTTAGGGCACCTGAATTTTCGGCAGTTCGGGCTAGTGCTGGGGAGTTAAAATACACTATCTAGCTGAGGGGATATTTTTATGGGATTAGGTGAGAACCAGTGAATCGCCAAATGGTTATATGCAGGAATAAGGACTGTAGGCAGGTGGAAGTTTATTCTTAGGGAATGTCAATAGTGGACAGTAAAGACAGATGGGGAGAGAAGACATGTTTGTGTGAGATAATAAGCAAAAGGAAGGAGTAATGGGCTCTATGAAGGGGCACAGTATGTGATTGTGGGAGCTTGAGTTTGTGCCACTCTGatcacccctgcccccactccatcTCAATACTGTCCACTCCCACCCCCTCAGCTGTCTCAATATTCTCACGGAACTGTGAGAAGAGAAACTGTATCTTGTCCTTGAAGGGCATTACCACTATCCTTTTGTAGAGACCTCAGTTTAACTTAGCCCCTCAGCCCAAACACCCTTTCCCATAGATGAGGGAAGGTGATGTGAATAGTGGATGCATGATCAGCTCAGCTGACCCTCCTGCCCAAACTGAAAACCCATCTTTGCATCTGCCTTACCATCCTTCTCAACAGGAGTGATCTTGTTTCCAGAAGAAATGCCACAGAAATAGACGGAGGCAGAAGAATTCTCGCTTGCCGCTGGATTCCATAGTGGGACTGTGACAGATTTCTTAGGAGGATCCTCTCGAGATTTGGAGACACCACAGAAATAGACCGAGGCAGAGGAACTCTCTCCTGCATCTGGATTCCATGATGGCACCACGACAGGTTTTCTAGCAGCATCGCCTGCAGACTTGAGGATACCACAGAAacagactgaggcagaagaactCTCTCCTGTATCTAGACTCCGTGATGGAACCATGACAGGTTTCCTAGGAGCATCCTCTGCAGACTTGAGGACACCACAGAAGCGGACCGAGGCAGAGGAACTCTCTCCTGTATCTAGACTCCGTGATGGAACCATGACAGGTTTCCTAGCAGCATCGTCTGCAGACTTGAGGACACCACAGAAacagactgaggcagaagaactCTCTCCTGCATCTAGACTCCGTGATGGAACCATGACAGGTTTCCTAGGAGCATCCTCTGCAGACTTGAGGACACCACAGAAGCGGACCGAGGCAGAGGAACTCTCTCCTTCATCTAGACTGCATGATGGGACCACGATAAGTTTCTTAGCACCATCCTCTCGAGAGGTGGAGACACCGCAGAAATAGACTGAGGAGGAGGAGTCCTCTCCTGCAGATGGATCCCATGCTGGGACCGTGACACGTTTCTTAGGACCATCCTCTTGAGACTTGTGAAATTCTGGAGAATGAAAccacacaacaataacaaaagaatggAGAGATGGTATAAACTTGAGTCTgtgacactcaaaaacagacatggtgAGTGGATATTTTGAGACAGTTTTATCACCTGTGGGCTTTCCTCTCACACAAAGTAAGGTGATTTATGCATtcaaaactccaaaataaaagtaaacacttGTTAAGTTCTTGGGTGTGGTCGTTCACAGCTGTAAAGCCAGTTAtgtaagaggcagaggcaggaggatcatgacttcaaCGTAACCCAGACAATGTTAGTGAGACTATACCTCAACAACAGAATGGTTGGGGTATAGTTCGAGTGATAGAGTGTGTTCTTAGCATGCATGACACCagcgttcaatccccagtataacAAGCACAAAAAAAGCTGTTAGATCTGTGTGTGCGGTGAATGTCAGTGGGATACGATAGCTTACATAG
The sequence above is drawn from the Castor canadensis chromosome 14, mCasCan1.hap1v2, whole genome shotgun sequence genome and encodes:
- the LOC141416735 gene encoding uncharacterized protein, producing MNPKEKRKYLEKRSSPQTLRRAKKSRVILEGCSPPCGPSGLAQGHRQTEGESECIPMDKLIHKEFHKSQEDGPKKRVTVPAWDPSAGEDSSSSVYFCGVSTSREDGAKKLIVVPSCSLDEGESSSASVRFCGVLKSAEDAPRKPVMVPSRSLDAGESSSASVCFCGVLKSADDAARKPVMVPSRSLDTGESSSASVRFCGVLKSAEDAPRKPVMVPSRSLDTGESSSASVCFCGILKSAGDAARKPVVVPSWNPDAGESSSASVYFCGVSKSREDPPKKSVTVPLWNPAASENSSASVYFCGISSGNKITPVEKDESHKLRPGAPFRESHGMPLKDLTGPESSLPFPLDYIAAYFDNHPCTSSAPTEWDRVMKVYYMRVQMKRGVAVLPDTEGLMPPQKKMRIEEIMFPEKAHTEAYRSYVPTIALLDDSEFSLDHEAQEEKEEVHSPPEPVVCKESSRARTPEWLVALDRGYRCMACCRVFPNLETLRYHVEHGIKEGFSCHAFHEAFACLMDKKKKRQKRRKMKTFLKKDRLRKEKLCDMRASI